A part of Clostridiaceae bacterium genomic DNA contains:
- the larA gene encoding nickel-dependent lactate racemase, with amino-acid sequence MKIFLGFGKSKVDIEINNSNLLGILKPNDVPVKLTGVDEVKRAMKEPIGSPRLKEIVKPGKKVVIITSDITRPMPSKIVLPVILEELLEAGVSEEDITVVFSLGSHRKHTEEEKRALVGEDIYNKIKCIDSDARDAVHLGKSSKGTPVDIFRPVVEADFRICLGNIEYHYFAGYSGGAKAIMPGVSTRGAIQANHSRMIEDGARAGILEGNPVREDIDEVADFVPIDFILNVVLDENKNIIKAVAGHYIKAHREGCRFLDSIYKVKIPDKADIVIVSPGGYPKDINLYQAQKALDNSAHAVKDGGIVILVASCKEGLGESVFERWMLEAESPESMITKIHSKFELGGHKAAAIAMVLRKARVFLVSDMEADFVRKLFLEPYTNVKDAIACAFNQLGNNAKVLVMPYGGSTLPVLK; translated from the coding sequence ATGAAAATTTTTCTTGGGTTCGGAAAATCAAAGGTAGATATTGAGATAAACAATTCAAATTTGCTAGGGATACTTAAGCCTAATGATGTTCCCGTCAAACTTACAGGTGTAGATGAGGTTAAACGGGCTATGAAAGAGCCTATAGGTTCACCGAGGCTCAAAGAGATAGTAAAACCAGGGAAAAAAGTAGTTATCATCACCAGCGATATTACCCGCCCAATGCCTTCAAAAATTGTATTGCCAGTTATTCTAGAAGAACTGCTTGAGGCAGGAGTGAGTGAAGAGGATATAACAGTTGTTTTTTCTTTGGGAAGTCACAGAAAACATACTGAAGAAGAGAAACGCGCACTAGTGGGAGAAGATATATATAATAAGATAAAATGTATTGACAGCGATGCCAGAGATGCAGTTCATTTGGGTAAATCATCAAAAGGTACACCAGTGGACATTTTCCGGCCTGTTGTGGAAGCAGACTTCAGGATTTGCCTTGGAAATATTGAATATCACTACTTCGCAGGCTATAGTGGAGGTGCTAAGGCCATAATGCCTGGAGTTTCAACAAGAGGTGCAATTCAAGCTAACCATAGCAGGATGATTGAAGATGGTGCAAGAGCAGGCATACTAGAAGGGAACCCTGTCCGGGAAGATATCGATGAAGTGGCTGATTTTGTCCCAATCGATTTTATCTTGAATGTAGTGCTGGATGAAAATAAAAATATAATTAAAGCAGTAGCGGGGCACTATATTAAAGCGCACAGGGAAGGCTGCCGTTTTCTGGACTCAATTTATAAAGTTAAAATACCTGATAAAGCTGATATAGTAATTGTATCACCCGGAGGATATCCAAAAGATATAAACCTTTATCAGGCACAAAAGGCTCTTGATAACTCTGCTCATGCGGTAAAGGACGGAGGAATAGTAATTCTTGTGGCTTCGTGCAAAGAAGGTTTAGGGGAAAGTGTATTTGAAAGGTGGATGCTGGAAGCAGAATCACCTGAAAGTATGATAACTAAAATACATAGTAAATTTGAGCTTGGAGGACATAAAGCAGCGGCTATTGCAATGGTTTTAAGAAAAGCCCGAGTATTTCTTGTATCTGATATGGAAGCAGATTTTGTAAGGAAACTTTTTCTTGAACCGTATACTAATGTAAAAGATGCAATAGCAT